A part of Myxococcales bacterium genomic DNA contains:
- a CDS encoding FGGY-family carbohydrate kinase, whose product MTPLTLGVDVGTGSARAGLFDASGALRGLGVCPIAMGTPEEDFAEQSSEDIWRACGVAVRAALASAGATADDVAGVGFDATCSLVVLDADDAPVTASPTGDDAWNVIVWMDHRAIDQTRRVNDAARAGGHEVLRYVGGAISVEMQTPKLLWLKERLPASFQRARRFLDLPDFLTFRATGDDTRSLCSTACKWTYLARSAPRDARDAVTESGWQAPFFRDVGLGELADEGFSRLGQRVAPMGQRVGGLTERAARELGLRAGTPVGASIIDAHAGGLGLLGMTIDGQAPTAETLDRRLALIGGTSTCHMAVSREPRFIPGIWGPYFSAMVPDLWLTEGGQSATGALLDHTLATHALGAELSRDAAARGLRATDLLHERLDALAAGAPFAAALTRDLHVLPDHHGNRSPRADASLRGMVSGLKLTGSIDALALLYLATVQALAHGTRHIVDTMNAHGYRIDTLLATGGDAKNAVFLREHADATGCRIVLPREPEAVLLGAAMLGATAAGHHPGVLAAMNAMSSAARVIEPARGPVAAFHDAKHRVFLRMHDDQVAYRALMASGDSTS is encoded by the coding sequence ATGACCCCCCTCACCTTGGGCGTCGACGTCGGGACAGGCAGCGCGCGCGCCGGGCTCTTCGACGCGAGCGGCGCCCTCCGCGGGCTCGGCGTGTGCCCGATCGCGATGGGCACCCCCGAGGAGGACTTCGCCGAGCAGTCCTCCGAGGACATCTGGCGCGCGTGCGGCGTGGCCGTGCGCGCGGCGTTGGCCAGCGCCGGCGCGACCGCCGACGACGTCGCGGGCGTGGGCTTCGACGCGACCTGCTCGCTCGTGGTGCTCGACGCGGACGACGCGCCCGTCACCGCGAGCCCCACCGGCGACGACGCGTGGAACGTCATCGTGTGGATGGACCACCGCGCGATCGACCAGACGCGCCGCGTGAACGACGCGGCGCGCGCGGGCGGCCACGAGGTGTTGCGGTACGTGGGTGGCGCGATCTCGGTGGAGATGCAGACGCCCAAGCTGCTCTGGCTGAAGGAGCGCCTGCCGGCGAGCTTCCAGCGGGCACGACGCTTCCTGGATCTCCCTGATTTTCTTACGTTTCGCGCCACAGGCGACGACACCCGATCCCTGTGCTCCACGGCCTGCAAGTGGACCTACCTCGCGCGGAGCGCTCCTCGCGACGCGCGCGACGCGGTCACCGAGTCCGGCTGGCAGGCGCCGTTCTTCCGGGACGTGGGCCTCGGCGAGCTCGCCGACGAGGGCTTCTCGCGCCTCGGCCAGCGCGTGGCGCCGATGGGGCAGCGGGTCGGCGGGCTCACCGAGCGCGCCGCGCGCGAGCTCGGGCTCCGCGCCGGCACCCCGGTCGGCGCTTCGATCATCGACGCCCACGCGGGCGGCCTCGGTCTCCTGGGCATGACGATCGACGGGCAGGCACCCACCGCAGAGACCCTCGACCGCCGCCTCGCGCTCATCGGCGGCACCTCCACGTGCCACATGGCGGTGTCGCGGGAGCCGCGCTTCATCCCCGGCATTTGGGGCCCCTACTTCTCCGCCATGGTCCCCGACCTCTGGCTGACGGAGGGCGGGCAGTCGGCCACCGGCGCGCTCCTCGATCACACCCTCGCCACCCACGCGCTCGGCGCCGAGCTCTCGCGCGACGCGGCCGCGAGGGGACTCCGCGCGACCGATCTCTTGCACGAGCGGCTCGACGCGCTCGCCGCAGGCGCGCCGTTCGCGGCCGCCCTCACGCGCGACCTCCACGTGCTGCCCGATCACCACGGCAACCGCTCACCGCGGGCCGACGCGAGCCTGCGTGGGATGGTCTCGGGGCTGAAGCTCACAGGCTCGATCGACGCGCTCGCGTTGCTCTACCTCGCCACGGTGCAAGCGCTCGCGCACGGCACGCGCCACATCGTCGATACGATGAACGCCCACGGCTACCGCATCGACACGCTGCTCGCGACCGGCGGCGACGCGAAGAACGCCGTCTTTCTGCGCGAGCACGCCGACGCGACCGGGTGCCGCATCGTGCTCCCGCGCGAGCCCGAGGCCGTGCTGCTCGGCGCGGCCATGCTCGGCGCCACCGCGGCCGGACACCACCCAGGCGTGCTCGCCGCGATGAACGCGATGAGCTCGGCGGCGCGTGTCATCGAGCCGGCGCGCGGACCGGTCGCCGCGTTCCACGACGCGAAGCACCGGGTTTTTCTGCGAATGCACGACGACCAAGTGGCCTATCGCGCGCTCATGGCCTCGGGAGACTCCACATCTTGA
- a CDS encoding substrate-binding domain-containing protein codes for MLVAPLAPAALVSCKRDTAPAATSSDGGAKATRLRVAVIPKGTTHEFWKAVHAGANKGGVEAGVEVLWKGPLKEDDLKAQIDVVQSFVAQGVAGVVLAPLSDTALRGPVKAAVTAGIPVVVFDSDLRGDDHASFVATDNVAAGRLAADALARSLGGKGRVLVLRYQVGSASTQGREEGFLTAIKEHAGIQVVSDNQYGGATTESAFSTSERLLAAQRAGADGVQGVFTPNESTTFGMLLALRKGGLAGKVKLVGFDASEKLLAALEGGDVEGLVVQDPFKIGYLAVKTMAARLRGQPIEKRIDTGARLVTKATLAEPEVRELVRPDLKKWLSE; via the coding sequence CTGCTGGTCGCGCCGCTCGCGCCCGCAGCGCTCGTGTCGTGCAAACGCGACACGGCGCCTGCCGCCACGAGCTCCGACGGCGGCGCGAAGGCCACACGCCTCCGGGTCGCGGTCATCCCGAAGGGCACCACCCACGAGTTCTGGAAGGCCGTGCACGCCGGCGCGAACAAGGGCGGCGTCGAGGCCGGCGTCGAGGTCCTGTGGAAGGGCCCGCTGAAGGAAGACGACCTGAAGGCCCAGATCGACGTCGTCCAGTCGTTCGTCGCGCAGGGCGTGGCCGGCGTCGTGCTCGCGCCGCTCAGCGACACGGCGCTGCGCGGCCCGGTGAAGGCCGCGGTCACGGCCGGAATTCCGGTCGTGGTCTTCGACTCCGACCTCCGCGGCGACGATCACGCGAGCTTCGTCGCCACCGACAACGTGGCCGCCGGACGGCTCGCCGCCGACGCGCTCGCGAGGTCCCTCGGAGGCAAGGGGCGCGTGCTCGTGCTGCGCTACCAGGTCGGCTCGGCCAGCACCCAAGGCCGCGAGGAGGGCTTCCTCACCGCCATCAAGGAGCACGCGGGTATCCAGGTCGTGAGCGACAACCAGTACGGGGGGGCGACCACCGAGAGCGCGTTCTCCACGAGTGAGCGGCTCCTCGCAGCGCAGCGCGCCGGCGCCGACGGCGTGCAGGGCGTGTTCACCCCGAACGAGTCGACGACGTTCGGCATGCTGCTCGCCCTACGGAAGGGTGGCCTCGCGGGGAAGGTGAAGCTCGTCGGCTTCGACGCCTCCGAGAAGCTCCTGGCCGCCTTGGAGGGCGGCGACGTCGAAGGCCTCGTCGTCCAGGATCCCTTCAAGATCGGCTACTTGGCCGTGAAGACCATGGCCGCGCGGCTCCGCGGGCAGCCGATCGAGAAGCGCATCGACACGGGCGCGCGCCTCGTGACGAAGGCCACCCTCGCCGAGCCCGAGGTGCGCGAGCTCGTGCGGCCCGACCTCAAGAAGTGGCTGAGCGAGTGA
- a CDS encoding acyl-CoA thioesterase, translating to MSLPSRFVTLALDVQWGDMDALGHVNNTRYLTWFESARIALFGRIGLASVAPLTVGPILATTTCDFLRPVVFPARVEVGVRAVSIGETSVKMEYEVRDAAAAETLYARGTSVVVIIDYRTMQKIRVPDDVRAAIAAL from the coding sequence ATGTCCCTCCCTTCGAGATTCGTCACGCTCGCGCTCGACGTCCAGTGGGGCGACATGGACGCGCTCGGGCACGTCAACAACACCCGCTACCTCACCTGGTTCGAGTCTGCGCGCATCGCGCTGTTCGGTCGGATCGGCCTCGCGTCGGTGGCGCCGCTCACGGTCGGGCCCATCCTCGCGACCACCACCTGCGACTTCCTCCGCCCGGTCGTGTTCCCGGCGAGGGTGGAGGTCGGCGTGCGCGCCGTGTCGATCGGGGAGACCAGCGTCAAGATGGAGTACGAGGTGCGTGACGCCGCCGCGGCCGAGACCCTGTACGCCCGCGGCACGTCGGTCGTCGTCATCATCGACTACCGCACGATGCAGAAGATCCGCGTGCCGGACGACGTGCGCGCCGCGATCGCTGCGCTCTAG
- a CDS encoding adenylate/guanylate cyclase domain-containing protein yields the protein MSTEPPINSDLLEARLDKLSGGPAIERIRARLQGADDRRLFRVNPYTFAAEEGVAPERAVELFLRAAALGLFRAEWLLVCRGCGEYVLTHAGLRDLEAVVHCVTCARSRDANLDESVEVAFTVHPDIRQIRYANPASLTPEDYFTSYALCPSILVRGEGRSLVEHVRLGAKVMTRLAAGASHTFDVELEVGWIVGSPRMMITVEGEPTSELREVTLRLEGTAFTPRPKLAPGPARVTLVNGTDRDTFVLSYFTPIVTYFDYLPFLSGQRLLNSPEFRRHLGTEVVRPGSAIPTRDNTLLFSDLRGSTALYDHVGDVAAFELVSTHLERLARVITRHSGVVVKTIGDAVMASFTRPVDAVRAAFEMGGELQGLGDEGQLALKIGIHRGPCLVVNVRDEIDYFGQTVNIAARVQGLAKSGEVCLTDAVLEGAEVAQVVAEHRQAAHPGSAASPLPSESVGLRGVGTPCVVHRLGG from the coding sequence ATGAGCACCGAGCCGCCGATCAACTCCGATCTCCTCGAGGCCCGCCTCGACAAGCTCTCGGGCGGGCCCGCCATCGAGCGCATTCGCGCGCGCCTCCAGGGAGCGGACGACCGCAGGCTCTTCCGCGTGAACCCGTATACGTTCGCCGCAGAGGAGGGCGTGGCGCCCGAACGCGCCGTGGAGCTCTTCCTTCGCGCGGCCGCCCTGGGACTGTTCCGCGCCGAGTGGCTGCTCGTCTGCCGCGGCTGCGGCGAGTACGTCCTGACCCACGCCGGCCTCCGCGACCTCGAGGCCGTCGTCCACTGCGTCACGTGCGCGCGATCGCGGGACGCAAACCTGGACGAGAGCGTCGAGGTGGCGTTCACCGTGCACCCCGACATCCGCCAGATCCGCTACGCGAACCCCGCGTCGCTCACGCCGGAGGACTACTTCACGTCGTACGCGCTCTGCCCGAGCATCCTGGTGCGCGGCGAGGGGCGCTCGCTCGTCGAGCACGTACGCCTCGGGGCGAAGGTGATGACCCGCCTGGCGGCGGGCGCGAGCCACACGTTCGACGTGGAGCTCGAGGTCGGGTGGATCGTAGGCAGTCCGCGAATGATGATCACCGTGGAGGGCGAGCCCACCTCCGAGCTGCGCGAGGTCACGCTGCGGCTCGAGGGCACGGCCTTCACGCCTCGGCCGAAGCTCGCGCCGGGCCCCGCGAGAGTGACGCTCGTCAACGGCACGGACCGCGACACGTTCGTGCTCTCGTACTTCACGCCCATCGTGACGTATTTCGACTACCTCCCGTTCCTCTCGGGCCAGCGGCTCCTGAACTCCCCCGAGTTCCGCCGGCACCTCGGCACCGAGGTCGTGCGCCCGGGCTCTGCCATCCCCACGCGCGACAACACGCTTCTCTTCTCCGACCTGCGCGGCTCCACGGCGCTCTACGACCACGTTGGCGACGTCGCCGCGTTCGAGCTCGTGTCGACCCACCTCGAGCGCCTCGCGCGGGTGATCACGCGGCACTCCGGCGTCGTCGTGAAGACCATCGGCGACGCCGTGATGGCGTCGTTCACGCGGCCCGTGGACGCGGTCCGCGCGGCCTTCGAGATGGGCGGCGAGCTCCAAGGCCTCGGCGACGAGGGGCAGCTCGCCCTCAAGATTGGCATTCACAGGGGGCCCTGCCTCGTCGTCAACGTGAGAGACGAGATTGACTACTTCGGACAGACCGTGAACATCGCGGCGCGCGTCCAGGGCCTCGCGAAGAGCGGGGAGGTGTGCCTCACCGACGCCGTGCTCGAGGGCGCCGAGGTCGCGCAGGTGGTCGCCGAGCACCGCCAGGCGGCCCACCCCGGGAGCGCTGCGTCGCCGCTGCCGAGCGAGTCCGTTGGGCTGCGGGGCGTGGGCACCCCGTGCGTCGTCCACCGCCTCGGTGGGTGA
- a CDS encoding DUF2202 domain-containing protein, with amino-acid sequence MRKTCSLSWLWRLWPMTALLLPLLACASSANAPLSAAERDGLVFTREEEKLARDVYSALQRHDPSFVNVGASEQNHMDAIETLLDRYDVADPAEGRAVGELTNPKLKGLHDALVASGSRSREAALAVGVEIEELDIVDIETARQAVTHTDILTTYDNLTRGSRNHLRTFHGKLVAAGGSYTPKHLDAAAFRAIVESGTERGP; translated from the coding sequence ATGAGGAAGACGTGCTCGCTCTCCTGGCTCTGGCGGCTCTGGCCCATGACCGCGCTCCTGCTGCCGCTTCTTGCCTGCGCGAGCAGCGCGAACGCGCCGCTCTCCGCCGCGGAGCGCGACGGCCTCGTGTTCACCCGCGAGGAAGAGAAGCTCGCGCGCGACGTGTACAGCGCGCTCCAGCGCCACGATCCTTCGTTCGTGAACGTCGGCGCGAGCGAGCAGAACCACATGGACGCGATCGAGACCCTGCTCGACCGCTACGACGTGGCGGATCCAGCGGAAGGGCGCGCGGTCGGCGAGCTCACGAACCCCAAGCTCAAGGGCCTCCACGACGCGCTCGTCGCGAGCGGCTCGCGCTCCCGCGAGGCGGCGCTCGCCGTGGGAGTCGAGATCGAAGAGCTCGACATCGTGGACATCGAGACGGCCCGCCAAGCCGTCACCCACACCGACATCCTCACGACCTACGACAACCTCACGCGGGGCTCCCGGAATCACCTGCGCACCTTCCACGGGAAGCTCGTGGCCGCGGGCGGGAGCTACACGCCGAAGCACCTCGACGCGGCCGCCTTCCGCGCGATCGTCGAGTCCGGCACCGAGCGAGGCCCATGA